The nucleotide sequence CGAAGGCCTTCTGGTAGGCGTACACGTTGAGGACGAGGTTCTGGCCGGCGATGCCGCCGCCGTTCGTCATCACGTAGATCTGGGTGAAGACCTTGAAGTCCCAGATGATCGACTGGATCGTGACGACGACCAGGATCGGGCGGAGCACCGGCGCCATGACCGAGCGCCAGATCCGCCACTGCGAGGCGCCGTCGAGGGCGGCGGCCTCCAGGACCTCGGACGGGATGGCCTTGATGCCGGCGTAGACGGTGACCATCACGAACGGGAAGGAGCACCAGACGACTTCGAGGAGGACGAGGGCGAAGGCGCTGTACCGCCCGTAGGTCCAGGAGAAGTCGCCGAGGCCGAGGAGCTTGTTGACCGGGCCGAAGTCGGGGTCGAAGAGGAAGACCCAGACGGTGGAGCCGGTGATCGCGGGCGTGGCCCAGGCGCCGAGCGCGGCCATCATCAGGACGAAGCGGGGCAGGGCGCGTACCCGGGTGAGGAGTACGGCGAGGGCGCAGCCGACGGCGAGCGTGGTGAGGACGCAGGCGGCGGCGAAGAGGACGGTGGCGAGGAGGACCTGCCAGAACTGGGGGTCGGCGAAGAGGGCCGTGTAGTTGCCGAAGCCCTTGAAGGAGGTGGGTTCGCCGCCGCTGACCTGGGCCTGGGTGTACTCCAGGAAGGAGATCAGGCCAAGCTGGTAGACGGGGTAGACGAGGAGTCCGCCGAGGACGGCGAGGGCGGGCAGGAGGTAGAGCCAGGGGGTCCACGGGCGGTGGCCCCGGGGGCCGGCGCGGCGGGCGGGCCGGGCGGCCGGGGGCGCGGTGGCGCCCGGCGGCTTCCCGGTGGCGGTGAGCTGGGTCGTCATGCCGCTCAGCCCGCCGGGGCGAAGACGGCGTCCATCTTCTTCGCGGCGTCGTCGGCCGCCGTCTTGACGTCCTTCCGGCCGCTGACGACCTCCTGGAACATCGTGGGCAGGACGAGGGAGGCGTCGATCTGGCCCCAGCCGGGGGACGCCGGGACGAACTTGGCGCCCGCGCCGAGGGTGTCGATGAAGGGCTTCACGAAGGGCTGGCGCCGGGCGGCCGCGGTCCGGACGTCGGTGTACGTGGGGAGGAAGCCCATCGCGTCGAAGAGCCTGCCCTGGGTCTCCTTGCCGGTGAGGGACTTGAGGAGGTCGACGGCGAGGCTGCGGTGCGAGGTGCTCTTGAGGACGCCGATGTTGTTGCCGCCGGCGAAGGCGGGGGCGATGGAGCCGGGGGTGGTGCCGGGCAGCGGGACGACGGCGTACTTGCCCTTGACGGTGCCGGCTTCGACGGCGGCGTGGCTGAAGTCGCCGCCGATGGCCATGGCGGCCTTGCCGGAGGCGAAGGCGGTGACGGTGGCGTTGCCGCCCATCTGGGCGCACTTGGCGGCGGGGCAGTTGTCGTCGCCGAAGAGCGAGGTGTAGGTGCTGATGCCGGTGCGGGCGGCCTCGCTGTTGACGGCGGCTTTGTACGTGTCGCCGTTCGCGGTGGCGAGTTCGCCGCCGGCCGCCCAGACGAAGGGCATGGCGCCGTAGGTGTAGGCGCCGCCGACGGCTATGCCGTACAGCTCGGGCCTGGCCTTGCGGATCTTCTTGGCGGTGGAGACGAGTACGGCCTGGCTCTTGGGGGCGGTGAGGCCGAGTTCCTTGAAGACGTCGGTGCGGTAGTAGAGGGCGCGGACGCCGACGAAGAGGGGGGCGCCGTAGACCTTGCCGCCGACGGTGACGGACTGCTTGGCGGTGGGGTCGGTGTCCTTGGCCTCGTCCCAGGCGGCGAACTCGGCGCTGATGTCGGCGAGTCCGCCGTCCTTGACGTATCCGGCGGTGTCGGTGTTGCCGTACTCGATGAGGTCGGGCGCCGACTTGGGGTCGTTGAAGGCGGCCTTGACGCGCTGGGCGCGGGTTTCGACGGGGATGTACTCGACCTCGACCTCGGCGCCCTGGTGCTGCTTCTCGAAGGCGGCGACGGCCTGGTCGACGACCTGTTCCTTGGGCTTGTTGCCGACTTCCTGGAAGAGCCAGACGCGCAGGGTGCCGGTCTTCTCGTCGGTGGTGGCCTTGCCGTCGGAGGTCTGGGGTGCGCAGGCGGTGGCGGTCAGGCCGGCCAGCAGGAGTGCGGCGGCCGGGGCGGTGACGCGGGCAGGAAGTTTCATGGCGTTCCCCTCCAAGTGCGTGCGTTGCAGCATGTGCAACGACCGTTTCGCGCTGCACAACACGCGTGAGGTTAGGCGCGTCTCCGCCGACCAGACAAGAGGTCTCGACCACTCAGACGCGAAACGGCCCCCGTCACACGTACCGAAGTACGCGTGACGGGGGCCGTCCCGGCGTCAGGACCGGACTACTTGTCCTTGCCGCCCTTGTCCTTGTCGCCACCGCCGGCGCCCATGGAGTCGTAGATCTCCTTGCACATCGGACAGACCGGGTACTTCTTGGGGTCGCGCCCCGGCACCCAGACCTTTCCGCACAGCGCCACGACGGGCGTGCCGTCCAGGGCGCTCGCCATGATCTTGTCCTTCTGGACGTAATGGGCGTAGCGCTCGTGGTCGCCGTCACCGTGGGACACCTGCGGCGTCGGCTCGACGAGGGTTCCCGTACCTGCCCCGCGCTCGGGCTCGAGAGTGCTCATAACCGCCAAGGGTACTGAACCCGGGACCTCAGTTCAGGGACGGGTCGTCCGGGTACGTCGCGATCATCGCCAGCTCGCCGCGCTGCCGGCGGAGCACCTGGCGCCAGAGCGTCTCGGGGCGCGGCGAGGAGACGTCGCCGGGCTCCGACTCCACGACGTACCAGGCGCCGTCACCGAGCTCGGACTCCAGCTGGCCGGGGCCCCAGCCGGCGTACCCGGCGAAGATCCGCAGCGAACCGAGGGCGGGTCCGAGCAGCTCGGGCGGGGTCTCCAGATCGACCAGGCCGATCGCCCCGTACACCCTGCGCCAGCCGAGCGGGCCCTCGTCGCCGGGGATCACGGCGACGCCGAGCGCCGCGTCGAGCGAGACGGGGCCGCCCTGGAAGACGACGTCGGGTTCGCCGGCGAGTCCGGCCCAGGGGGCGAGGATGTCGCCGACGGTCACCGGCGTCGGCCGGTTCAGGACCACGCCGAGCGAGCCCTCGTCGTCGTGGTCGAGCAGCAGCACCACCGCGCGGTCGAAATTCGGGTCCGCGAGGGCGGGCGTCGCGACGAGCAGCCGTCCTGTGAGCGAGGACACCTCGGTCATGCGACACATGATCCCGCATCTTCGGCGTTCGTGGGGGCCGTCGGCGGCCCGGCGGGGCGTGATGGCGGGAAGTCGCCGACCGCCGCGGAGCGGATCGCCGTCCTTCGCAGATCAGCTCGGTGACCCTCACGGATCGGCGGGTCGGGGCGCCGTGGCCGGGAGGGGCCGGTCGGCCGTCCCGGCCGCCGAAGCGGACGGTGACGCTCCGCAAGATCTCGGGAACAGAGGGTGTTGTGCCGAATTCATTACATCTGACAGGCCCCCCGGAGCCGCCAAGAGAGGTCTCATGGCCCCTTACCCTTTTCACTGGCCACCCGACCGACGACTCCGGAACGCGAGATTCATGACCGGCACAGACAGCCATGATGTACTGCTCGTCCATGGCGGAACCCCGCTGGAGGGCGAGATCCGCGTCCGCGGCGCGAAGAACCTCGTGCCCAAGGCGATGGTCGCCGCCCTGCTCGGCAGCGGACCGAGCCGCCTGCGCAACGTGCCCGACATCCGTGACGTCCGCGTCGTCCGCGGGCTGCTCCAGCTGCACGGAGTGACGGTCCGCCCGGGCGAGGAGCCCGGCGAGCTCGTCCTCGACCCGACGCACGTCGAGTCCGCCAACGTGGCTGACATCGATGCCCACGCCGGTTCGTCGCGCATCCCGATCCTCTTCTGCGGCCCGCTGCTGCACCGCCTCGGCCACGCCTTCATCCCGGGCCTGGGCGGCTGCGACATCGGCGGCCGGCCCATCGACTTCCACTTCGACGTGCTGCGCCAGTTCGGCGCCACCATCGAGAAGCGGGCGGACGGGCAGTACCTGGAGGCCCCGCAGCGGCTCCGCGGCTGCAAGATCCGGCTGCCGTACCCCTCCGTCGGCTCGACCGAGCAGGTGCTGCTCACGGCGGTGCTCGCCGAGGGCGTCACCGAGCTGTCGAACGCCGCCGTGGAGCCCGAGATCGAGGACCTCATCTGCGTGCTGCAGAAGATGGGCGCGATCATCTCCATGGACACCGACCGGACCATCCGGATCACCGGTGTCGACAAGCTCGACGGCTACACCCACCGGGCGCTCCCGGACCGCCTGGAGGCGGCCTCCTGGGCGTCCGCGGCGCTGGCGACCGAGGGCAACATCTACGTGCGCGGCGCCCAGCAGCGCTCGATGATGACCTTCCTCAACACGTACCGGAAGGTCGGCGGCGCCTTCGAGATCGACGACGAGGGCATCCGCTTCTGGCACCCGGGCGGCTCGCTCAACGCGATCCACCTGGAGACGGACGTGCACCCCGGCTTCCAGACGGACTGGCAGCAGCCGCTGGTGGTGGCCCTGACGCAGGCCGCCGGCCTCTCCATCGTCCACGAGACGGTGTACGAGTCCCGGCTCGGCTTCACCTCCGCGCTCAACCAGATGGGCGCCCACATCCAGCTGTACCGCGAGTGCCTCGGCGGCTCCGACTGCCGCTTCGGCCAGCGGAACTTCCTGCACTCGGCGGTCGTGTCCGGCCCGACGAAGCTGCAGGGCGCCGACCTGGTCATCCCCGACCTGCGCGGCGGCTTCTCGTACCTGATCGCGGCGCTCGCGGCCCAGGGCACCTCCCGGGTGCACGGCATCGAGCTGATCAACCGCGGCTACGAGAACTTCATGGAGAAGCTCGTCGAGCTCGGCGCCAAGGTCGAGCTCCCCGGCAGCGCGCTGGTCTGAGGCGTGTGCGGGCCCTGAGGGGCCCGCACACGGCCATACGAAAGGGCGGCCACCCCCTGACAGGGTGGCCGCCCTTTCGTCGCCTCTAGGCTGCCTTACTTGCCCTTGGCGGCTTCCTTGAGCTTCGAGCCCGCGGAGACCTTCACGCTGTAGCCGGCCGGGATGTCGATCGGGTCGCCGGTCTGCGGGTTACGAGCGGTGCGAGCGGCACGGTGGGTGCGCTCGAAGGTCAGGAAGCCGGGGATGGTGACCTTCTCGTCGCCCTTGGCGACGACCTCACCGACGGTCTCGGCGAGAGCGGCCAGCACGGCGTCGGCGTCCTTGCGGGTCACCTCGGCGCGGTCGGCCAGGGCGGCCACCAGCTCACTGCGGTTCATGTTGTTACTCCCGTGTTCTTCTTGCCTGTGAGGCGTGCCACGCGGCGGAAGCCGCGTGATTGGGTACAGCGAAGCCGATGCTGCCAGGGCCTTCGGACAGTCCCCGGACCCGGGTCTAATGACAGACCCTCGCGCCCAAACACGCATCCTGCCCCCACCAGCGGCGGGAACGCCAATCCGGCACCCCCTGGGGTCACACGAAAAGCGCCGGAGCCCCGTGGTGGTGACGTGTCGTCGACTCCGCGAAAACCACGCGGAGCCGAAAAGCAACCCTAAAGGCGGGTTTACGCCTCCGCGAATCGCGACGCGCCGTCAGCGCCCGGTGGGCGCCTGGCCGCCGGCCGCCGCCTTGGCCGCGTTGCGCACGGCTCCGGCGACCGCGCCCGCGACCTTGTCGTTGAAGACCGACGGGATGATGTAGTTCGGGTTCAGCTCGTCCTCGGAGACGACGCCGGCGAGGGCCGTGGCGGCCGCCAGCATCATCTCCGTGTTGACCGTACGGGACTGGGCGTCCAGGAGGCCGCGGAAGACACCCGGGAAGACCAGCACGTTGTTGATCTGGTTCGGGAAGTCCGAGCGGCCGGTGGCGACGACGGCGGCCGTCTGGCGGGCGGCGGCCGGGTCGACCTCCGGGTCGGGGTTCGCGAGCGCGAACACGATCGCGTCGTCCGCCATCGCGGCGACGTCCTCCGCGCCGAGCAGGTTCGGGGCCGAGACGCCGATGAAGACGTCCGCGCCGACCACGGCCTGCTTGAGGGTGCCGGTGACGCCCTCGGGGTTGGTGTTGTCGGCGATCCAGCGCAGCGGCGAGTCGGCCGGGGCGGCCACCAGGTCCTCACGGCCGGCGTGCACGACGCCGTGGATGTCGGCGACGACGGCGTGCTTGACGCCCGCGGCCAGCAGGAGCTTCAGGATGGCCGTACCGGCGGCGCCCGCACCGGACATGACGACCCGTACGTCGCCGATGCCCTTGTTGACCACGCGGAGCGCGTTGGTCAGGGCGGCGAGGACGACGATGGCGGTGCCGTGCTGGTCGTCGTGGAAGACCGGGATGTCGAGGGCCTCGCGGAGCCGGGCCTCGATCTCGAAGCAGCGGGGCGCGGAGATGTCCTCCAGGTTGATGCCCGCGAAGCCGGGGGCGATCGCCTTGACGATCGCGACGATCTCGTCGGTGTCCTGGGTGTCGAGGCAGATCGGCCAGGCGTCGATGTCGGCGAAGCGCTTGAATAGGGCCGCCTTGCCCTCCATGACGGGCATCGCGGCCATCGGGCCGATGTTGCCGAGGCCGAGGACGGCGGAGCCGTCGGTGACGACCGCGACGGTGTTGCGCTTGATGGTGAGGCGGCGGGCGTCCTCGGGGTTCTCGGCGATCGCCATGCACACGCGGGCGACGCCCGGGGTGTAGATCATGGAGAGGTCGTCACGGTTGCGGATGGGGTGCTTGGACGCCATCTCGATCTTGCCGCCGAGGTGCATCAGGAACGTACGGTCGGAGACCTTGCCGAGGACGACGCCCTCGATGGTGCGCAGCTGGGCGACGATCTCGTCGGCGTGCGCGGTGGAGGTCGCGGCGATGGTGACGTCGATGCGGAGCTTCTCGTGGCCGGAGGCGGTCACGTCGAGGCCGGTGACGGATCCGCCGTGGGACTCCACCGCCGTGGTGAGCTGGGAGACCGCGGTTCCGCTCGCGGGAACCTCCAGCCGGACCGTCATCGAGTACGAGACGCTGGGCGCCGTTGCCATGGCCGAGTTCCTCTGCTTTCCCTGAGCTTCGTTGCTACGCCGCCCCGGCTGGTTGCCCGGCGGCGCCCTCCGATGGTCGCACCTACCTGCCGGTAGCAGGTAATGCGGTCATTTTGTTTTCGGAAAGTAGTTTCCACCATACGAGAACCTCTGGGGAAACAGAAGAGGTCCCCGTCACCAGCGGTGACGGGGACCTCAACTTCGTACGTACATCTAAGTGGCACCGACCCGCCATGCTCGCCTCGCGGCAAGTGGTCCCTCTGAGGGACGAAGGTTGGGCCCGGGGGCTTGGATCGAGCCGGTGCCACGACAAGGCTAACAAACCACCCTG is from Streptomyces venezuelae ATCC 10712 and encodes:
- a CDS encoding carbohydrate ABC transporter permease, with the translated sequence MTTQLTATGKPPGATAPPAARPARRAGPRGHRPWTPWLYLLPALAVLGGLLVYPVYQLGLISFLEYTQAQVSGGEPTSFKGFGNYTALFADPQFWQVLLATVLFAAACVLTTLAVGCALAVLLTRVRALPRFVLMMAALGAWATPAITGSTVWVFLFDPDFGPVNKLLGLGDFSWTYGRYSAFALVLLEVVWCSFPFVMVTVYAGIKAIPSEVLEAAALDGASQWRIWRSVMAPVLRPILVVVTIQSIIWDFKVFTQIYVMTNGGGIAGQNLVLNVYAYQKAFASSQYSLGSAIGVVMLLILLAVTLVYLRLLRRQGEEL
- a CDS encoding extracellular solute-binding protein, whose product is MKLPARVTAPAAALLLAGLTATACAPQTSDGKATTDEKTGTLRVWLFQEVGNKPKEQVVDQAVAAFEKQHQGAEVEVEYIPVETRAQRVKAAFNDPKSAPDLIEYGNTDTAGYVKDGGLADISAEFAAWDEAKDTDPTAKQSVTVGGKVYGAPLFVGVRALYYRTDVFKELGLTAPKSQAVLVSTAKKIRKARPELYGIAVGGAYTYGAMPFVWAAGGELATANGDTYKAAVNSEAARTGISTYTSLFGDDNCPAAKCAQMGGNATVTAFASGKAAMAIGGDFSHAAVEAGTVKGKYAVVPLPGTTPGSIAPAFAGGNNIGVLKSTSHRSLAVDLLKSLTGKETQGRLFDAMGFLPTYTDVRTAAARRQPFVKPFIDTLGAGAKFVPASPGWGQIDASLVLPTMFQEVVSGRKDVKTAADDAAKKMDAVFAPAG
- a CDS encoding DUF3039 domain-containing protein, which encodes MSTLEPERGAGTGTLVEPTPQVSHGDGDHERYAHYVQKDKIMASALDGTPVVALCGKVWVPGRDPKKYPVCPMCKEIYDSMGAGGGDKDKGGKDK
- a CDS encoding YqgE/AlgH family protein — protein: MTEVSSLTGRLLVATPALADPNFDRAVVLLLDHDDEGSLGVVLNRPTPVTVGDILAPWAGLAGEPDVVFQGGPVSLDAALGVAVIPGDEGPLGWRRVYGAIGLVDLETPPELLGPALGSLRIFAGYAGWGPGQLESELGDGAWYVVESEPGDVSSPRPETLWRQVLRRQRGELAMIATYPDDPSLN
- the murA gene encoding UDP-N-acetylglucosamine 1-carboxyvinyltransferase, translating into MTGTDSHDVLLVHGGTPLEGEIRVRGAKNLVPKAMVAALLGSGPSRLRNVPDIRDVRVVRGLLQLHGVTVRPGEEPGELVLDPTHVESANVADIDAHAGSSRIPILFCGPLLHRLGHAFIPGLGGCDIGGRPIDFHFDVLRQFGATIEKRADGQYLEAPQRLRGCKIRLPYPSVGSTEQVLLTAVLAEGVTELSNAAVEPEIEDLICVLQKMGAIISMDTDRTIRITGVDKLDGYTHRALPDRLEAASWASAALATEGNIYVRGAQQRSMMTFLNTYRKVGGAFEIDDEGIRFWHPGGSLNAIHLETDVHPGFQTDWQQPLVVALTQAAGLSIVHETVYESRLGFTSALNQMGAHIQLYRECLGGSDCRFGQRNFLHSAVVSGPTKLQGADLVIPDLRGGFSYLIAALAAQGTSRVHGIELINRGYENFMEKLVELGAKVELPGSALV
- a CDS encoding HU family DNA-binding protein, whose amino-acid sequence is MNRSELVAALADRAEVTRKDADAVLAALAETVGEVVAKGDEKVTIPGFLTFERTHRAARTARNPQTGDPIDIPAGYSVKVSAGSKLKEAAKGK
- a CDS encoding NAD-dependent malic enzyme; the encoded protein is MATAPSVSYSMTVRLEVPASGTAVSQLTTAVESHGGSVTGLDVTASGHEKLRIDVTIAATSTAHADEIVAQLRTIEGVVLGKVSDRTFLMHLGGKIEMASKHPIRNRDDLSMIYTPGVARVCMAIAENPEDARRLTIKRNTVAVVTDGSAVLGLGNIGPMAAMPVMEGKAALFKRFADIDAWPICLDTQDTDEIVAIVKAIAPGFAGINLEDISAPRCFEIEARLREALDIPVFHDDQHGTAIVVLAALTNALRVVNKGIGDVRVVMSGAGAAGTAILKLLLAAGVKHAVVADIHGVVHAGREDLVAAPADSPLRWIADNTNPEGVTGTLKQAVVGADVFIGVSAPNLLGAEDVAAMADDAIVFALANPDPEVDPAAARQTAAVVATGRSDFPNQINNVLVFPGVFRGLLDAQSRTVNTEMMLAAATALAGVVSEDELNPNYIIPSVFNDKVAGAVAGAVRNAAKAAAGGQAPTGR